From Magnolia sinica isolate HGM2019 chromosome 13, MsV1, whole genome shotgun sequence, one genomic window encodes:
- the LOC131223942 gene encoding uncharacterized protein LOC131223942 — MGSCFSSETDSFNPLTAKVISVDGSLREYFVPVNVSQVLQLECPTPTSFFLCNSDKLFFDDYIPALDSKEELQEGQIYFILPVSRLQYPLTAREMAALAVKASVALMDGSKKSRRRQRKIQISPVFNENQSVGSEDFDGIKRFGMEGKVKGHLRSTSVRKMQRSASRRAKIGYRSFRAKLSTIHEGFVAE, encoded by the coding sequence ATGGGTTCTTGCTTCTCCTCAGAAACTGATTCCTTTAATCCCTTGACTGCCAAAGTCATCTCCGTCGATGGCTCTCTTCGTGAATATTTCGTCCCTGTCAATGTTTCCCAAGTCCTCCAACTAGAATGCCCTACCCCAACCTCCTTCTTCCTCTGCAACTCCGACAAGTTATTTTTCGACGATTACATTCCGGCATTAGATTCGAAAGAAGAGCTCCAGGAAGGTCAGATCTACTTCATCCTACCGGTCAGCAGGCTCCAATACCCTCTCACGGCTCGGGAAATGGCTGCCCTGGCGGTGAAGGCGAGCGTGGCGCTCATGGATGGGTCCAAGAAGAGCAGACGGCGGCAAAGGAAAATCCAAATATCGCCAGTCTTTAACGAGAATCAGAGCGTTGGAAGTGAAGATTTTGATGGAATCAAGAGATTTGGAATGGAGGGGAAGGTTAAAGGTCATTTGAGATCGACGTCTGTGAGAAAGATGCAAAGAAGTGCGTCTCGGCGAGCGAAGATTGGGTATCGTTCTTTTAGAGCGAAGTTGAGCACCATCCATGAAGGATTTGTTGCTGAGTAA